In the genome of Firmicutes bacterium HGW-Firmicutes-1, one region contains:
- a CDS encoding phosphocarrier protein HPr, producing MTTVVVTSKSGLHAMPASLFVDLAKRHSSNITVIKDSKEYDGKSIVSIMMAMIAGGETIHIHAEGSDAMIAEKALAKFIEEYKE from the coding sequence ATGACGACTGTGGTAGTAACAAGTAAATCAGGTCTACACGCAATGCCTGCAAGCCTATTTGTTGATTTAGCCAAAAGGCATAGCTCCAATATTACAGTTATTAAGGACTCCAAGGAATATGATGGAAAAAGCATTGTTAGTATTATGATGGCTATGATCGCTGGAGGAGAAACCATTCATATACATGCTGAAGGTAGTGACGCCATGATTGCGGAAAAGGCCTTAGCAAAATTCAT